In one Thermosipho ferrireducens genomic region, the following are encoded:
- the coaE gene encoding dephospho-CoA kinase (Dephospho-CoA kinase (CoaE) performs the final step in coenzyme A biosynthesis.), producing the protein MKFVVCITGKIGTGKSTVSSFFEKKGFEYLNMDEIGHHVFSQLKETIKKEFGTLERKEISNIVFNDPEKLKKLEEILHPKMLQILNIKTKEEKLYIVEAAIKRRLKIQCDLTITVIAKKEVIIERLKRKGLTVSTIEKILSAQRDILPEGLIIDNSSSLEKLTEKLECIYHFIKKSMNF; encoded by the coding sequence TTGAAATTTGTAGTTTGTATAACAGGAAAAATTGGGACGGGAAAAAGCACCGTCTCATCTTTTTTTGAAAAAAAGGGATTTGAATACTTAAACATGGATGAAATTGGTCATCATGTATTTAGTCAACTAAAAGAAACTATAAAAAAAGAATTTGGAACTCTCGAAAGAAAAGAAATTTCAAATATTGTGTTCAACGATCCAGAAAAACTAAAGAAATTAGAAGAGATTCTACATCCGAAAATGCTGCAAATACTAAATATCAAAACAAAAGAAGAAAAATTGTACATAGTTGAAGCTGCGATAAAAAGGCGTCTTAAAATTCAATGTGATTTAACTATAACAGTAATTGCAAAAAAAGAGGTCATAATCGAAAGATTAAAAAGAAAAGGACTTACCGTATCAACTATTGAAAAAATATTATCTGCTCAACGTGATATTCTCCCCGAAGGCCTTATTATAGACAATTCTTCCTCCTTAGAAAAACTTACTGAAAAATTAGAGTGTATCTATCATTTCATCAAAAAATCTATGAATTTTTAA
- a CDS encoding glucose-6-phosphate isomerase (catalyzes the formation of D-fructose 6-phosphate from D-glucose 6-phosphate) produces MLKFDFSNTLKENVTGGIKREEINSYENKINDILSLIDKERPGFVNIVFNRKWIDSVLDIKDFVHSFENLVVVGIGGSALGNIALQNTLRPSDWNYRSKEERNGFLRVFVIDNVDPDFVASVLDRIDIRKTLFNVISKSGSTAEAMANYLIIRGLLESYGLKPNKHIIFTTDPEKGVLRKIATSENIRTLDIPPEVGGRFSVLTCVGLVSAMAAGIDIEELYDGARTAYNRTIKESLWNNPGALIALIHYLHYLNGRNISVMMAYSNKLYYLADWYRQLWAESLGKAYSKDGKLINVGQTPVKALGAVDQHSQIQLYNEGPDDKIITFLKTEKFERDIKIPHVHNEESLNYLQGKYLSQLLNSELSGTESALAKNGRPSLKVIFPEINEFHVGEFFMYYELATAIAGELFNVNPYDQPGVELGKKITYALMGRPGFEKFNMKQDNQNG; encoded by the coding sequence AGAAGAAATAAACTCTTATGAAAACAAAATTAATGACATATTGAGTTTAATAGATAAAGAAAGGCCTGGTTTTGTAAACATTGTTTTTAATAGAAAGTGGATTGATTCTGTTCTGGATATTAAAGATTTTGTTCACTCTTTTGAAAATTTAGTTGTAGTAGGCATTGGTGGATCAGCGCTTGGAAACATTGCTTTACAAAATACTCTCCGCCCAAGTGATTGGAATTATAGATCGAAAGAGGAACGAAATGGATTTTTAAGAGTTTTTGTTATAGATAATGTCGATCCAGATTTTGTCGCATCAGTTTTAGATCGTATTGACATTAGAAAAACACTTTTTAATGTAATTTCAAAATCTGGTTCCACAGCAGAAGCTATGGCAAACTACCTCATAATAAGAGGATTGCTTGAAAGTTATGGCTTAAAACCAAACAAACACATAATATTCACAACTGATCCAGAAAAAGGTGTATTGCGAAAAATCGCTACTTCAGAAAATATAAGAACTCTTGACATACCTCCTGAAGTTGGGGGAAGATTCAGTGTTCTGACCTGCGTAGGACTGGTTTCCGCCATGGCTGCAGGCATAGATATAGAAGAACTCTACGATGGAGCGCGTACAGCTTATAATCGAACCATAAAGGAATCTCTGTGGAATAATCCAGGCGCTCTCATTGCTCTAATACATTATTTACATTACCTAAATGGAAGAAATATTTCCGTTATGATGGCATATTCCAATAAACTCTACTATCTTGCAGATTGGTATAGACAATTGTGGGCTGAAAGCTTAGGAAAGGCGTATTCAAAAGATGGAAAACTTATAAATGTTGGCCAAACCCCTGTAAAAGCTCTTGGAGCTGTAGATCAACACTCACAAATCCAGCTGTATAACGAAGGACCAGATGACAAAATAATAACATTCCTAAAAACAGAAAAATTTGAGAGAGATATAAAAATTCCTCATGTTCATAACGAAGAATCCCTTAATTACCTTCAGGGTAAATACCTATCACAATTACTAAATAGCGAATTATCAGGAACAGAATCAGCTCTGGCAAAAAATGGTCGACCATCTTTAAAGGTCATTTTTCCAGAAATAAATGAATTTCACGTAGGTGAGTTTTTCATGTATTACGAGCTTGCAACGGCAATTGCGGGCGAGTTATTCAACGTAAATCCATACGATCAACCTGGAGTTGAACTTGGAAAAAAGATTACTTATGCTCTTATGGGGAGACCTGGTTTTGAAAAATTCAATATGAAACAAGATAATCAAAATGGTTGA